A genomic segment from Glycine soja cultivar W05 chromosome 20, ASM419377v2, whole genome shotgun sequence encodes:
- the LOC114403109 gene encoding uncharacterized protein LOC114403109 has translation MGTKVQSLPGYYSMRDLNEESSSCGWPLYYGDKTLANGQYYHNYLSSGAADACSTHDKDNVKQTMLEHEAIFKNQVFELHRLYRIQRDLMDEVKMKDLYRNHISVEKSFSTGPLASQLTSEDGKKWHVPGFPIVGSSTCARPSISGVEGIHSPLSSNKGISKQAGLFPSPNGSSSSKDVEILGFRPSKVRRKMFDLHLPADEYIDTEENEKPGDEKISGTTNFLSDRSYKHEKGGDMDLFSGNGGKTGGQEDISRPKQSLRSRNSLADLNEPVHVEETNDVAYVPPQNHNSYQGATECSDLSAKQKLRFFGLSKEDLLNSHHGTDSWARNNGYLDNDRNGKMWISSIESGQAKSNPKTIPQLLKQDQSLLSSQTMQDELSKSHEPTSDYLTNGSKTDLLREKTASGLDISERNHESSANKLSESVASSHRHGLFAIAPSSDLARSWSHSSWDMASSTLNQKFISVQTPPSPCLNASGSLSRSSQSHQSNGMLGDSWPLNINSKLNPGFRCEASGKNGFYPGTLSGSKELSVNISSISYLNHDSDCKKFPEHFNNGPANCYKSSNLNSNCYDMKSAKNINLNEILSNASSNNLVSQSGLGIMDGEQKHEEQLAVLPWLRAKTTCKNVAQNAGGLNVFQVSSSSNKEETGKGSNGKFIHNVTTGLFSNDIELKRREVSESSSKRKILGVPIFDIPHISAKELSSFMSPSVSVPNPSDVELVGNYRKEQILDINLPCDAAVPELDVQAVATVIVCETGLSTTKANSRNQIDLNLSMNEDEAFVTNIPATNLETKAEIDLEAPAVSETEEDAIPEEKKLETPLVSLLGPQDTVEKPQDELMRYAAEAIVVLSSSCCQQVDDVISSPSEGPVVDPLSWFVDIVSSCVDDLQKKTDNSREKNIEDNEESSSDGMDYFESMTLKLTETKEEDYMPQPLVPENFKVEEIGTTSLPTRTRRGPARRGRQRRDFQRDILPGLASLSRHEVTEDLQTFGGLMKATGHAWNSGLNRRSSSRNGCGRGRRRSQAQVTPTPPPPPVATVETSTPLIQQLSNIEVVGLEDRSLAGWGKTTRRPRRQRFPAGNPPSIRLI, from the exons GTCTTTGAACTTCACCGCTTGTACAGAATACAAAGGGATTTGATGGATGAAGTTAAAATGAAAGATTTATACAGAAACCATATATCTGTTGAGAAATCATTTTCCACAGGTCCCTTGGCATCTCAGTTAACATCTGAAGATGGTAAAAAATGGCATGTTCCTGGATTTCCAATAGTTGGAAGTTCTACTTGTGCTAGACCATCTATTTCAGGCGTTGAGGGCATTCATTCTCCTTTGAGTTCTAATAAAGGAATCAGTAAGCAAGCTGGTCTGTTCCCATCGCCAAATGGGAGTAGTAGCTCGAAAGATGTTGAGATACTGGGTTTCAGACCCTCAAAGgtgaggagaaaaatgtttgaccTTCACCTCCCTGCTGATGAGTACATTGAtactgaagaaaatgaaaagcctGGTGACGAAAAGATTAGTGGCACCACAAATTTTCTTTCTGATAGGAGCTATAAACACGAAAAGggaggtgatatggaccttttTAGTGGCAATGGTGGCAAGACTGGTGGCCAGGAAGACATTTCAAGACCTAAGCAATCTTTAAGAAGCAGAAATAGTTTGGCAGACTTAAATGAACCTGTTCATGTGGAAGAAACAAATGATGTTGCTTACGTTCCTCCTCAGAACCATAATTCCTATCAAGGGGCAACTGAATGTTCTGATCTATCTGCCAAACAGAAGTTGAGATTCTTTGGTCTGTCCAAGGAAGATTTACTGAACTCACATCATGGAACTGACAGTTGGGCTCGTAATAATGGATATTTGGATAATGACAGGAATGGAAAAATGTGGATTTCTTCAATAGAGTCAG GGCAAGCTAAAAGCAATCCAAAAACCATTCCTCAACTCCTCAAACAAGACCAATCACTTTTATCTTCCCAAACAATGCAAGATGAACTCAGTAAATCTCATGAGCCTACATCTGATTATCTAACTAATGGAAGCAAGACTGATTTGTTGAGGGAAAAGACAGCTAGTGGTTTAGATATCAGTGAAAGAAATCATGAATCCTCTGCTAATAAGCTTTCAGAGTCTGTTGCATCATCACATAGGCATGGTCTCTTTGCAATTGCTCCTTCCTCAGATTTAGCTAGATCTTGGTCTCACTCATCTTGGGACATGGCAAGTAGTACCCTAAACCAGAAGTTTATATCTGTACAGACACCTCCATCTCCATGTCTAAATGCATCTGGTTCCTTGAGTAGGAGTTCCCAGTCACATCAGAGTAATGGGATGTTGGGAGATAGTTGGCCTCTAAATATCAATTCAAAGCTTAATCCCGGTTTTCGATGTGAGGCATCTGGGAAAAATGGATTTTACCCTGGGACTTTATCTGGGTCCAAGGAGCTGTCAGTGAACATCTCTTCAATTAGCTATCTTAACCATGATAGTGATTGCAAGAAATTTCCTGAACACTTCAATAATGGTCCAGCAAACTGCTACAAGAgttcaaatttgaattcaaattgcTATGACATGAAGTCtgcaaaaaatattaacttgaaTGAGATACTTTCAAATGCTTCATCGAACAACTTAGTTTCCCAGTCAGGTCTGGGAATCATGGATGGAGAACAGAAGCATGAGGAGCAGCTTGCAGTGTTGCCTTGGCTTAGAGCCAAGACAACATGTAAGAATGTGGCACAAAATGCTGGAGGTTTAAATGTTTTCCAAGTTTCTTCTTCATCTAACAAAGAAGAAACTGGAAAGGGGTCTAATGGAAAATTTATTCACAATGTAACTACAGGTTTGTTTTCAAATGATATTGAGCTAAAGAGGAGAGAAGTAAGCGAGAGTTCTAGTAAAAGGAAAATTCTTGGTGTTCCCATATTTGACATACCTCATATTTCTGCTAAGGAGTTATCTTCATTCATGTCTCCATCTGTGTCGGTTCCTAATCCATCTGACGTAGAATTAGTGGGAAATTATCGGAAAGAACAGATACTTGATATTAACTTGCCTTGTGATGCTGCTGTTCCTGAGTTGGACGTACAAGCTGTAGCTACAGTTATTGTTTGTGAGACAGGATTATCCACAACAAAAGCCAACTCTAGAAATCAGATTGATCTGAACTTGAGTATGAATGAGGATGAAGCATTTGTGACAAATATTCCAGCAACCAACTTAGAAACAAAGGCAGAAATAGATCTTGAAGCCCCTGCTGTTTCTGAGACAGAGGAGGATGCCATTCCCGAAGAAAAGAAGCTTGAAACTCCTCTAGTTTCGCTACTTGGCCCACAAGACACAGTTGAAAAGCCACAGGATGAACTTATGAGGTATGCAGCAGAGGCAATTGTTGTCTTGTCATCTTCTTGCTGCCAGCAAGTTGATGATGTGATCAGCAGTCCATCAGAAGGCCCGGTGGTGGACCCTCTAAGTTGGTTTGTGGATATAGTTTCCTCGTGTGTGGATGATCTACAGAAGAAGACTGATAAttcaagggaaaaaaatatcGAGGATAATGAAGAATCTTCCTCAGATGGAATGGATTACTTTGAATCAATGACATTGAAACTGACAGAGACCAAGGAAGAAGACTACATGCCCCAGCCCCTTGTTCCAGAAAACTTCAAAGTGGAAGAAATTGGAACAACCTCGTTACCTACTCGGACACGAAGGGGGCCGGCTAGGCGAGGGAGGCAGCGAAGGGACTTCCAAAGGGATATCCTTCCAGGCCTTGCATCTTTATCGAGGCATGAAGTAACAGAAGATCTCCAAACATTTGGAGGACTCATGAAAGCAACAGGTCATGCATGGAATTCAGGATTAAACAGGAGAAGCTCTTCTAGGAATGGGTGTGGTAGGGGTAGGCGGCGATCACAGGCACAGGTTACCCCAACTCCTCCCCCTCCTCCTGTGGCAACTGTTGAAACAAGCACCCCACTTATTCAGCAGCTTAGTAACATTGAAGTGGTGGGATTGGAGGATAGAAGCCTAGCAGGTTGGGGCAAGACAACCAGAAGGCCCCGTAGGCAAAGGTTCCCGGCAGGTAATCCTCCGTCAATCCGGTTAATCTGA